One Methylocaldum marinum DNA window includes the following coding sequences:
- a CDS encoding ankyrin repeat domain-containing protein, with translation MTGETAWRRVTVAETQTLLQQPDLLVFDVRDPDSFAAGHIDAARHLSGANLEQVLMRTPKSQPVLIYCYHGNASQTYAQMFRDFGFKTIYDLIDGYEAWRAAVPSRPSSAELSPVLRSWLSEHGFPPDNIEATRDNRMTPLMHACRLGDQAMVEALLEAGASLDPLNSDGNNALWLACYGENLEVIDRLIERGIDINHQNENGATCLMYAVSTGKTAVVARLLALGADIGIKTLDDFTALDMAANLDCLNLLRAAAG, from the coding sequence ATGACCGGGGAAACCGCCTGGCGACGGGTGACCGTCGCCGAAACCCAGACTTTGCTGCAACAACCCGACCTGTTGGTTTTCGACGTGCGGGATCCGGATTCCTTTGCGGCGGGACATATCGATGCCGCCCGGCATCTCTCGGGTGCGAACCTGGAGCAGGTACTCATGCGTACGCCCAAATCGCAGCCGGTACTGATCTACTGCTATCACGGCAACGCCAGCCAGACTTACGCGCAAATGTTCCGGGACTTTGGCTTCAAGACGATCTACGATCTGATCGACGGTTACGAGGCCTGGCGCGCCGCCGTGCCTTCGAGACCGAGCTCCGCGGAGTTGAGCCCGGTCCTTCGCAGCTGGCTCAGCGAGCATGGCTTTCCGCCCGATAACATCGAGGCTACCCGCGATAACCGGATGACGCCCCTGATGCATGCCTGCCGCCTCGGCGACCAAGCCATGGTGGAAGCGCTTCTGGAAGCCGGTGCCTCGCTGGATCCGCTCAATAGCGACGGCAACAATGCCCTCTGGCTGGCTTGCTATGGCGAGAACCTGGAGGTGATCGACCGCCTGATCGAGCGGGGCATCGACATTAACCATCAGAACGAAAACGGTGCCACTTGTCTGATGTACGCCGTATCCACCGGCAAAACAGCGGTCGTCGCTCGGCTATTGGCGCTCGGCGCCGATATCGGCATCAAGACCCTGGATGATTTCACCGCCCTGGACATGGCCGCCAATCTGGATTGCTTGAACCTGCTGCGAGCAGCGGCAGGTTAG
- a CDS encoding ArsC/Spx/MgsR family protein, whose amino-acid sequence MTTILFYEKPGCANNTKQKRLLLEAGHELLVRNLLDTRWTSEELRAFFGERPVSEWFNRAAPRVKSGEVVPEALTGPEALALMLEDPLLIRRPLLQVGERREVGFDPQRIHDWIGLASGTNESTNLEQCRRSDHCPTPGEHLS is encoded by the coding sequence ATGACGACCATCCTCTTTTACGAGAAACCGGGCTGCGCCAATAACACCAAGCAGAAACGCCTGCTCCTGGAGGCGGGACACGAGCTTTTGGTCCGCAACCTTCTTGACACTCGCTGGACTTCCGAAGAATTGCGCGCGTTCTTCGGTGAAAGGCCGGTATCCGAATGGTTCAACCGGGCCGCGCCTCGCGTGAAGTCCGGCGAAGTGGTACCCGAAGCGCTGACCGGGCCGGAAGCGCTTGCGCTCATGCTCGAGGATCCCCTGCTGATCCGACGCCCTTTGCTGCAAGTCGGCGAGCGCCGGGAAGTCGGTTTCGATCCACAGCGCATCCACGACTGGATCGGTTTGGCTTCCGGCACGAACGAATCCACTAACCTGGAACAGTGTCGCCGCTCCGACCACTGTCCGACACCCGGGGAGCATTTGAGCTGA
- a CDS encoding NAD(+)--dinitrogen-reductase ADP-D-ribosyltransferase, which produces MAQHIARIGHSTNLVGIPTGLLASTAFNEHPLPLHISGVREANYGLFDRLKETEDAGEAAEIFQDYMYVMFGLNGESRNRQESSGPRRFRSSYLKLLSGWGFDSNNPQGAVLKGWVESRFGLFPTFHKESLTRFTSPAWATYIEEKMSSRFHNNSINLQLDLLYEFCQWAIARFGLWGRRHITLFRGENGFDEHRVLGPRDGRWLTVRLNNLVSFTANRETASEFGDTIMEVQVPVVKILFFNNLLPRHALKGEWEYMVIGGEYKVKASYY; this is translated from the coding sequence ATGGCTCAACACATCGCCCGGATCGGCCACAGCACCAATCTGGTAGGCATCCCGACCGGACTGTTGGCCAGCACGGCATTCAACGAGCACCCGCTGCCGCTGCACATCAGCGGCGTGCGGGAGGCCAATTACGGTTTGTTCGACCGGCTCAAGGAAACCGAGGATGCCGGGGAGGCGGCCGAAATTTTCCAGGACTACATGTACGTAATGTTCGGCCTCAACGGGGAATCGCGGAATCGGCAGGAAAGCAGCGGCCCGCGCCGCTTTCGCTCCAGCTATCTCAAGCTGTTGAGCGGCTGGGGATTCGATTCCAACAATCCCCAGGGTGCGGTTCTCAAGGGCTGGGTGGAAAGCCGCTTCGGCCTGTTTCCCACCTTCCACAAGGAATCCTTGACGCGCTTCACCTCGCCCGCCTGGGCCACTTACATCGAAGAAAAAATGTCGAGCCGTTTCCACAACAACAGCATCAACCTGCAGCTCGACCTATTGTACGAATTCTGCCAATGGGCCATAGCCCGTTTCGGCTTGTGGGGCCGGCGCCACATCACCCTGTTCCGGGGCGAGAACGGCTTCGACGAGCATCGTGTGCTGGGACCCCGCGACGGCCGCTGGCTCACGGTGCGTCTCAACAACCTGGTGTCTTTTACGGCGAACCGCGAAACCGCCAGCGAGTTCGGGGACACCATCATGGAGGTTCAAGTGCCCGTGGTGAAGATTCTGTTTTTCAACAACCTGCTGCCGCGCCACGCGCTGAAAGGCGAGTGGGAATACATGGTGATCGGCGGGGAATACAAGGTTAAGGCCTCCTATTACTGA
- a CDS encoding Rieske 2Fe-2S domain-containing protein, translating into MFTKACDLNELREGKYEVVAVNRTLMVVVWPQGDQPRAFQGLCPHFKEPLADARFDGKNLTCSHHDWAFEGATGACIKGKPCTLAEYPLKIEGEEVLIDTDGVTPVFVG; encoded by the coding sequence ATGTTTACCAAAGCCTGCGACTTGAACGAACTTCGGGAAGGGAAATACGAGGTTGTGGCCGTCAACCGCACCCTGATGGTGGTGGTGTGGCCCCAGGGCGATCAGCCCCGCGCGTTTCAGGGGCTCTGTCCCCATTTCAAGGAACCCTTGGCCGATGCCCGATTTGATGGCAAGAACCTCACCTGCTCGCACCACGATTGGGCATTCGAAGGTGCTACCGGCGCTTGCATCAAAGGCAAGCCGTGCACGCTAGCCGAATACCCGCTGAAGATAGAAGGGGAGGAGGTACTGATCGATACGGACGGGGTCACGCCCGTTTTTGTCGGATAA
- the draG gene encoding ADP-ribosyl-[dinitrogen reductase] hydrolase — MDTEPYRDRALGAYLGLAIGDALGATVEFMTPREIHHQYGVHDKIIGGGWLKLKAGQVTDDTEMSLSLGQAIIETGGWSMHAVAESFAAWLKRRPPDVGNTCRRGIRRYLTDGSLSGPPNPGDGGNGACMRNLPVALATLGDAEAFTRWTVEQCHFTHHHPLSDAATLSLGRMVQHLVCGGSKHDCGQFVSALIESHPEFSFDPYPGRASGYIVDTVQTVLYFFLGTDSFADCLVRVVNQGDDADTTGAIAGMLAGAAYGVSGIPARWLKSLDAEVTRHIERQTEALLAIASKGRQPDFSIPPTGT; from the coding sequence ATGGATACCGAGCCGTACCGCGACCGCGCTCTGGGGGCTTATCTGGGACTCGCCATCGGCGACGCCCTGGGTGCTACCGTGGAATTCATGACGCCGCGGGAAATCCATCATCAGTACGGCGTGCACGACAAGATCATCGGCGGCGGCTGGCTGAAACTCAAAGCGGGGCAAGTCACCGACGATACCGAGATGTCCTTGTCGCTGGGGCAGGCTATTATCGAAACCGGCGGTTGGAGTATGCACGCCGTGGCGGAATCATTCGCGGCCTGGCTGAAGCGAAGGCCGCCGGACGTGGGCAATACCTGCCGCCGCGGCATCCGCCGTTACTTGACGGACGGCAGCCTGTCCGGACCTCCGAACCCGGGCGACGGCGGCAACGGCGCCTGCATGCGCAATCTGCCGGTGGCCCTGGCCACCCTGGGTGATGCGGAAGCTTTTACCCGGTGGACTGTCGAGCAATGTCATTTCACCCATCATCACCCGCTTTCGGACGCGGCCACGCTGAGTCTGGGCCGCATGGTACAGCACCTGGTTTGCGGCGGATCGAAGCATGATTGCGGACAGTTCGTCTCGGCGCTGATCGAATCCCACCCCGAGTTCAGCTTTGATCCCTATCCCGGCCGGGCCAGCGGCTACATCGTCGATACCGTGCAGACGGTGCTGTATTTCTTCCTGGGTACCGATTCCTTCGCCGATTGCCTGGTTCGCGTGGTTAATCAGGGAGACGATGCCGACACCACCGGCGCCATCGCCGGCATGCTGGCAGGCGCGGCTTACGGGGTCTCGGGCATTCCCGCGCGCTGGCTGAAGAGCCTCGATGCCGAGGTCACACGGCACATCGAACGGCAAACCGAGGCCTTGCTCGCAATCGCGTCCAAGGGCCGGCAACCCGATTTCTCGATTCCCCCAACGGGTACCTGA
- a CDS encoding GIY-YIG nuclease family protein produces the protein MGSFTIEFQGYWREKKKGGIPAKAGIYCVYTCIYSGKKQTCSPQKLVYIGASENVKECLRDHAKQEDWESHIDTGEELCFSFAPMDVEMLERCAAALIVRHKPPENTEYTGSSPFESATFTLSGSAGFLSKSFTV, from the coding sequence ATGGGCAGCTTCACTATCGAATTTCAAGGTTATTGGAGAGAAAAGAAGAAGGGCGGGATCCCCGCGAAAGCCGGCATATATTGTGTTTATACCTGCATCTACAGCGGCAAGAAACAGACCTGCTCGCCACAAAAACTCGTCTACATCGGCGCGTCCGAAAACGTCAAGGAATGTCTTCGAGACCACGCAAAGCAGGAAGATTGGGAATCCCACATCGACACCGGCGAAGAACTCTGCTTCAGCTTCGCCCCGATGGATGTCGAAATGCTGGAGCGCTGCGCGGCCGCCCTGATCGTCAGGCACAAGCCGCCGGAAAACACCGAATACACCGGGAGCTCCCCGTTCGAGTCCGCCACTTTCACCTTATCCGGCAGTGCCGGCTTCCTGTCCAAATCATTTACCGTGTGA
- a CDS encoding SagB/ThcOx family dehydrogenase, with the protein MNTVSDALERVLEYHERTKHRLERYAAGPETLDWDAQPDPFRRFEGAPTIRLPLAADHLTTPFEALSVPGAVAPHPLSLESVGIFLELSLGLSAWKEYGPDRWALRCNPSSGNLHPTEGYIVCRSISDVPDGVYHYVSRDHILEQRCGLPGTPAPAITPRLLVALSSIHWREAWKYGERAFRYCQLDTGHAVGSLSYAAAALGWRLRWVSSVAFAELAAGLGLDRNEDFSGAEREEAELLLEVIAAPGAATSDGAEPVPSENAWRGRANVLDRRPMYRWPVIDEVEKATRPCSPVPESGAAETYPSRSAVCSEPAARVIRQRRSAQHFDRREVLSAAAFYHLVDALLPRRIAPWDAWDLTPRVHPVFFVHRVEGIKPGLYALPRRAAIKPDLQAAFRGEFSWLKPEGCPEYLPLFRLAEADCSKLSRTLHCHQAIGADCAFALGMLAEFEPVISTAPWRYRQLFWESGLLGQVLYLEAEAIGIRGTGIGCYFDDVFHDLLGLSGRTFQSLYHFTVGFPLTDTRILTLPPYAGRDPS; encoded by the coding sequence GTGAATACCGTGTCGGACGCCTTGGAGCGAGTACTGGAGTATCACGAGCGGACCAAACATCGCCTGGAGCGCTATGCCGCCGGACCGGAAACGCTCGACTGGGACGCCCAGCCCGACCCGTTCCGCCGTTTCGAGGGTGCGCCCACGATCCGATTGCCCTTGGCCGCGGACCACTTGACGACCCCTTTCGAGGCGCTGTCCGTCCCCGGAGCCGTAGCCCCGCACCCGCTGTCACTCGAATCCGTGGGCATCTTCCTGGAACTTTCCCTGGGCCTCTCGGCCTGGAAGGAGTACGGTCCCGACCGTTGGGCCTTGCGCTGCAATCCGTCCAGCGGCAATTTGCATCCCACCGAAGGTTATATCGTTTGCCGGTCGATTTCCGACGTACCCGACGGCGTATACCACTATGTCAGTCGGGACCATATTCTGGAACAACGCTGCGGGCTCCCGGGTACGCCTGCTCCGGCCATTACTCCGCGGCTGTTGGTTGCCTTGAGCTCCATCCATTGGCGGGAAGCCTGGAAATATGGCGAAAGGGCTTTCCGCTACTGCCAACTGGACACCGGCCATGCCGTCGGCTCCCTGAGCTATGCCGCCGCGGCTCTCGGCTGGCGCCTTCGGTGGGTGAGTAGTGTCGCCTTTGCCGAGTTGGCCGCAGGCCTCGGACTCGATCGGAACGAGGATTTTTCCGGAGCCGAGCGGGAAGAAGCGGAGCTTCTGCTGGAAGTGATCGCCGCCCCCGGGGCCGCGACATCCGACGGGGCGGAACCGGTTCCGTCCGAAAACGCGTGGCGTGGGCGAGCCAACGTGCTCGACCGGCGTCCCATGTACCGTTGGCCCGTAATCGACGAAGTCGAGAAGGCGACCCGACCGTGCAGTCCGGTGCCGGAGTCCGGCGCGGCCGAAACCTATCCCTCCAGGTCGGCGGTGTGCTCGGAGCCGGCCGCGCGCGTCATCCGGCAAAGACGCAGCGCGCAACATTTCGACCGCCGGGAGGTCCTGAGTGCTGCCGCCTTTTACCATTTGGTGGATGCCCTTCTGCCCCGCCGGATTGCGCCTTGGGACGCATGGGATCTCACGCCGCGGGTGCACCCGGTGTTCTTCGTACATCGCGTGGAAGGGATAAAGCCCGGACTCTATGCCCTGCCCCGCCGGGCCGCGATCAAGCCCGATCTGCAAGCCGCATTCCGCGGCGAGTTCTCCTGGCTAAAACCGGAGGGCTGCCCGGAATATCTGCCCTTGTTCCGACTCGCCGAAGCCGATTGCAGCAAATTGTCCAGAACGCTGCACTGCCACCAGGCGATCGGTGCGGACTGCGCTTTCGCCTTGGGCATGCTGGCGGAATTCGAACCGGTCATCTCCACCGCGCCTTGGCGCTATCGGCAATTGTTTTGGGAATCCGGCCTCTTGGGTCAGGTGCTCTATCTCGAGGCGGAGGCGATCGGCATACGGGGAACCGGCATCGGCTGCTATTTCGACGATGTCTTCCATGATCTCCTAGGTCTATCCGGCCGGACCTTTCAGTCCCTGTACCATTTCACGGTGGGTTTTCCGCTGACCGATACGCGGATACTCACCCTCCCGCCCTATGCCGGACGCGACCCGAGCTAA